From the Pseudodesulfovibrio indicus genome, the window CGCAAGGGGCCCCTATTCGTCGTAGGTGGTCGGGATCTCCAGCGGCTCGAAGGTCTTGGTCTGGCGCAGGTAGCTGAGCAGCTGGCCGGACTCCATGTCGAAATACCAGCCGTGCAGGTTCAGGGTCCCCGCCTCCACCCGCTCCGTGATCCAGGGGAAGGTCAGCAGGTTGCGCAGGGACTGGAGGATGCCCGCCATCTCGCAGGCGGTGCAGGACTTCTTGTTGACCTCGCCGAAGTGGTCCACCACCTCTTCGCGCACCGGGCCCATGACCGACAGCCACTTGTACAGGAACTCGGTGTGCCGGACCTTGTCGTCGTGCATCAGCGCGTCGATGCCGCCGCACAGGGAATGGCCCAGGACGATGAGGTTGGATATCTGGAGCACCTTGACCGCGTATTCGATGGCCGAGGACACGCCGTGGTAGCCCGCGTCCCGCTCGTAGGGCGGGACGATGTTGGCCACGTTGCGGACCACGAAGATTTCGCCCGGCTCGCACTGCATGATGAAGGAGGGGTCGGTGCGCGAGTCGCTGCACGCGATGACCATGGTGGTCGGGGACTGGCCGCGGCAGAGCAGCTCGAAGGGAGCGTCCTCGCGGCAGAAGTATTCGTTGCGAAAGTTCCTGAAGCCGGAGATGAATTTCTTGATGTCCTTCATGCGCGGAGCCTCCTCTCGGGTCCGGACCGTTCCGCCCGGGCCGCTGCTGGATCGTTCGACAGGGACGACGGCCGCCGGTGCGCCCGCTCCGGGCCTCGCCCCGAAGGGGTTCACTAAGGCATTTCCGGGCGGGAGGCAATGCGCGGTTGCCCGCCCCGCCCGGCGAAAATCGCGCCGGGCCGGGGCGGGGCGGGCGATGCAGAAAATGAGAGCCTTCCGCACGCTTTTCTGATACTGCCGGGAAAGGCTGGATTTGCGCCCTCCCGGAGGGCGACGCCACCCCGAAAACCGCAACGACAAGGCCACAGGAGAGAATCGATGGATATAGCCGTGGACAGACGCGAAGACGGCGTGGTGCTCGCCATTGCCGGGCGCATGGACGCCCTGACCGCGCCGGAGCTGGAAAAGGTCGTGCGCACCCTCGTGGACGACGGCGTGGCCGCCGTGGTCGCCGACCTGAGCGGGCTGGAGTACATCAGTTCCGCCGGACTGCGCTCCATCCTGGCCTCGGCCAAGATGCTCCGCGCCGGGGGCGGCAAGCTCGGCTTCTGCGGCCTGGACGGCATGGTCCGCGAGGTCTTCCAGGTGGCCGGGCTGGAGAACATGTTCACCGTCACCGCCACGGCGGGCGAAACCTTCGCCGCGTTATGACCAGGCGCGCCGTCACCTTCCGCATCAAGGCGACCCTGAGCAGGCTGCCCGCGGCCCAGGCCTTCGCCCGCAACGAGATCCAGCGGCACTGCGTCACCGACGCGATCCTGAACCGGCTGGAGCTGGTCTGCGAGGAGCTCTTCGCCAACGTGGCCAACCACGCCTATCCCGACGGGACCGGCGATGTCGAATTGAGCTGCATGACCGGCCGCGACGGGGCGGGCAACTGCTATTTCTGCCTCCGCGTGCGCGACTGGGGACTGCCCTTCAATCCCCTGAGCGCCCCCGAGCCGGACCTGGGGGCGGACCTCGACGGACGGCCCGAGGGCGGCCTGGGCGTGCTGCTGGTCAAGCGCATGGCCGACAACTGCCACTACCGCCGCGAGGACGGGGCCAACGAGTTCCGGGCCTGCTTCAAGATCTAGGGGAGCAGACGCTTAAGGACGAGGCCTTCCCGGATAGCGGAAGGGCGCGAAAGGCGCCCTCCGCGATTTCCGCGAATCCGGCTAGTCGTACGCCCGGCGCGTCGCCTCGTCCGGCATGACCGACGCGAGCACGGGCTCCCAGCGGGGTTCCCGCCAGGTCCCCAGCCGGGTGTGCATGTCCAGATATTTCTGCGGGACGGGATGGGTGCCGCAGACCACCTCCACGCCGTAGCGCTCTTCCAGAAAGGACTTGAAGGCGTCGATGTTCGGGCAGGGCGGGTAGCCCACGATCAGGCCGGTGGCCAGATGGACGACCTCCACGCCGTTCTTGACCATCTCCTCACCGAGATACTCCACGTTCCCGCCGGGGCAACCGGCGCAGGTGGTGTATCCCACCAGCTCGACCTCGCGGCCCGCATAGCGCGAGAACGCGCCCTCCCGGTTGCGCAGGGCGCGGAAGCACTTGCCTCCGGCACAGCGCCGGTAACGGTCGCAGATGACGATGCCGATCTTGACTGGATCGTTCATGGCAGCTCCTTCGGCCGGTCTCCGCCGGCCATTGCATGGGACAGGACTCCGCCGGGAAATTCTGGCGGGCCGGCGATGCCGAAGGATGCGCCCTACTCCACCAGCTTGACCCTGGCCCGCTTGGCCACGCCCTGGATGTGCCGCTCCATGGCCCGATGGGCCTCGGCCGCGTCGCCCGCCTGGATGTGCCGCATCAGCTCCTCATGCTCGCAGACGGTCTCCACCACGCCTTCGTCAAAGGCCAAGGGGAGCTTCTGGCTCTCGAAAAACAGCTCCATGAACGGGGAGATGGCCTCGGTGAAGAACCGGTTGTTGGCGGCCTCGATCATCAGGGAGTGGAAGGAAAAATCGAGCTCGAAGAAAGCGGCGAAATCCTGCCGGGCCATGGCCTTGCGCATGGCCTCCACCACCGCGTTCATGTCCGCGATCTGCGCGTTGGTGCCGTTGACCGCCACCAGTCCGGCGATGGCCGGTTCGACGGCATAGCGGAACTGGTACATCTGGGACACCCTGCCGGACAGCTCCCTGGGAACCTGGACCTTCGCCCCGGAGGACGGCGTCGCCCCGCCGGGCTCGCCTCCGGCCAGAAACACGCCCTTGCCGGGCCGGATCTCGATCCGCCCCCTGGCCTCCAGGGCCACCAGGGCCTCCCGGATGGTCGGCCTGCTGAACGGCAACTCATCGGCCAACGTCCGCTGGGACGGCAGCTGAAAGCCGCTGCCCCATCCGTTCTCGGCGATCATGGCCTCGATGCTCTCCACGGCCTCGTCGGACCGCGACTTGCGTGCCACGCTGTTCTCCTTGCTCACATTGTCCCCCGTACTTTCCCAGTCCGATGCAAAACGATCGACCGGCGGAAACCAATCCACCTGGTAAGACCAGTACATGGTCAAACCATAACCATACTTGGCGACGCCCTGTCCACATTTTTTTAACAACCGACATTTTTGCAGGTAATTTCTTACAATTTAACTTTATTGTTAATCTAGATTTATTTTTGGAAAGATAAAATTTTGATATTGACAATAACCGCAATATGAACCACCAATGGCTTACCGGTCAGACCGGATGGCAAAAAACTGTGCTTACCGAAACATCAATTGGAGAGAGAGAACATGA encodes:
- a CDS encoding FadR/GntR family transcriptional regulator, yielding MARKSRSDEAVESIEAMIAENGWGSGFQLPSQRTLADELPFSRPTIREALVALEARGRIEIRPGKGVFLAGGEPGGATPSSGAKVQVPRELSGRVSQMYQFRYAVEPAIAGLVAVNGTNAQIADMNAVVEAMRKAMARQDFAAFFELDFSFHSLMIEAANNRFFTEAISPFMELFFESQKLPLAFDEGVVETVCEHEELMRHIQAGDAAEAHRAMERHIQGVAKRARVKLVE
- a CDS encoding ATP-binding protein translates to MTRRAVTFRIKATLSRLPAAQAFARNEIQRHCVTDAILNRLELVCEELFANVANHAYPDGTGDVELSCMTGRDGAGNCYFCLRVRDWGLPFNPLSAPEPDLGADLDGRPEGGLGVLLVKRMADNCHYRREDGANEFRACFKI
- a CDS encoding CGGC domain-containing protein — its product is MNDPVKIGIVICDRYRRCAGGKCFRALRNREGAFSRYAGREVELVGYTTCAGCPGGNVEYLGEEMVKNGVEVVHLATGLIVGYPPCPNIDAFKSFLEERYGVEVVCGTHPVPQKYLDMHTRLGTWREPRWEPVLASVMPDEATRRAYD
- a CDS encoding carbonic anhydrase; translation: MKDIKKFISGFRNFRNEYFCREDAPFELLCRGQSPTTMVIACSDSRTDPSFIMQCEPGEIFVVRNVANIVPPYERDAGYHGVSSAIEYAVKVLQISNLIVLGHSLCGGIDALMHDDKVRHTEFLYKWLSVMGPVREEVVDHFGEVNKKSCTACEMAGILQSLRNLLTFPWITERVEAGTLNLHGWYFDMESGQLLSYLRQTKTFEPLEIPTTYDE
- a CDS encoding STAS domain-containing protein gives rise to the protein MDIAVDRREDGVVLAIAGRMDALTAPELEKVVRTLVDDGVAAVVADLSGLEYISSAGLRSILASAKMLRAGGGKLGFCGLDGMVREVFQVAGLENMFTVTATAGETFAAL